Sequence from the Candidatus Hydrogenedentota bacterium genome:
TGGGCGACACCTGGTCCGCCGTGGAGTCCATGGACATTTGGAACCCCGGCTCCAGCGTGGACGTGGTGGTGCTGAAGAGCGGCGCGTGGCTGCTGGTGTGCAACGACACCACCGACGGCCGCCACAAGCTGACGGTGTACCGTTCCGGGGACGAGGGGGCAACCTGGCCCGTGAAGCGCGCGCTGGAGAGCGAGCCGGACAAGGAGGACGGGTCCTTTTCGTATCCGTCCATGATTCAGGCGGCGGACGGCACGGTCCATGTGACCTATTCCCACACGCGCAAGGACGTGAAGGGCAGCACGATCAAGCATGCGCGGTTCAACGAGGCGTGGGTGCTGGCGGGCGCTGAGTGACCCGCCGGAGGCTGTCCGGGACATGGCGGGGTTTCGGGGAGGGAACCACCGATGAACAGTGATAAACACCGATAAATCCTCTGGGGGCCGGGGAGGATGGACGTGAACCGGAGCATGCACGGGAACGAAGCCGCCCCGGTGCCAAGAAAGTGCCAGCTTCGCGGGGTGGAGCAGTTTCACATCGGGATGGGTGTTTTGAAAAGGACGTCGAGCATGGGCACCGAGGTGGCACGGGCTTCCAGCCCGTGCCACCTCGCTGCGTGTTCCCGGCATCTTGTTCCAGGTACGGCGTTTCAGCCTCTAAATGCCGCGGCCGCTCCCGGAAAAGCCGTTTCTTTTCCTGCTTCATCAGTGTTCATCGGTGTTCATCGGTGGTTGCTCTGTTCGCTGGTTTCCCCGGCCCCCTTGGCTTGTGGGGGGCGATATTTTTGCTTGCGGAATCAGCGGGGCTTCCTGTAAACTGTTGACAGACGGGTTCCCACGGGGGAACAGACCATAGGAGCGGTGTGCCATGACTACCCGGATTCTTCGCGCGGTCCTGACGGTTTCGGCGGTGTGTGTCCTGCTGTCGTTGTCCGGCTGCAAGAACGCCACCATCAAGATGAAGCTGGTCAACGAGAGCGAGTTCGCCATCACGGACCTCCGGGTCTGGGAGGTGGACCGGGACGGCGAAACGCTGGACGCCGCCGAGGCGGACCTGAACCGCATGCCCCTTGATGACAGCGGCACGACGCATCCGCTGGCGGCGATGGACGAAGTGGTGGTCCCCTGGCTCTTTCGGAAGTCCATGCACAGGGTCTCGGTGACGTTCTACTTCCCGTCTACGGACACGCGCCCGGAACCGGTCTTTCTGACCTGCGAGGCCCCTGTCCTGCTGGACCTGCGCGGAGAGCAGCGGAAGAGCACGGTGATCCTGACCACCTCCCTCACGCGGGAGAACGAGGGGGTGTTCACCTTCGAGGTCGAGGCCCCCTGATCCCATGAAAAAATCCGCCCCGGCGCGCTGTCCTGCGCGCCGGGGCGGTTGCTTTTTCGGTCCGCCTACTCCGCCTTGACACCCCGTGTCACGGAGGTGATCCGGTTGGCCGCGTCCACCAGCACCACCGTGGGCTGGTGTGTCTTCGCCTCCTCCGGCGTCATCTGCCCGTAGGTGAGCACGATGACCAGGTCGCCGGGCGCGCCGAGGCGGGCGGCGGCGCCGTTCAGGCAGACCACGCCGCTGCCGGGCGCCCCCTCGATGAGATACGTTTCAAAGCGCGCGCCCGTGTTGATGTTGAGCACATGCACCTGCTCGTAGGGCAGCATGCCCGCCGCGTCCATCAGGGTGCGGTCAAGCGTCAGGCTTCCCGTGTAGTTCAGGTCGGCCTGGGTGATGGTGGCGCGGTGCACCTTGTTCTTGAACATCGTCAGCAGCATGGCGCGTCCTCCTTTGGGGCGTCCGGGGTGAACAGGATGTTGTCTATCAGCCGGGTGTCGCCCACCCATGCGGCCGCGGCGAGGAGCACCGGGCGGTCCACCGCCGCCACCGGCCGCATCGTCTCCGCGTCCACCAGCTCCACATAGTCAATCCGCGTCTCCGCGAGGCCCGCGCCCACCCCGGCCACCACCGCCGCCGCGTCGCGCAGCCCCCCGCGCATGCGCCGCTCCGCCTCGAAGAGGCTGCGCGAGATGCACAGCGCGCGGGCGCGCTCCTCCGGGCCGAGGTAGCGGTTGCGCGAGCTCATGGCGAGGCCGTCCGCCTCGCGGACGATGGGCATCTGCACGATCTCGACGCCCGTGTCGAGATCGCGCGCCATGCGCCGGATGACGGCGCACTGCTGGGCGTCCTTCTGCCCGAAATAGGCGCGGTCCGGCTCCACGGCGTTGAAAAGTTTCGTGACGA
This genomic interval carries:
- a CDS encoding aspartate 1-decarboxylase, yielding MLLTMFKNKVHRATITQADLNYTGSLTLDRTLMDAAGMLPYEQVHVLNINTGARFETYLIEGAPGSGVVCLNGAAARLGAPGDLVIVLTYGQMTPEEAKTHQPTVVLVDAANRITSVTRGVKAE
- a CDS encoding pantoate--beta-alanine ligase, encoding MILLETADAMRAWSRARRAEGRTIGFAPTMGALHEGHASLARAAVRECGAAVASIFVNPTQFAPNEDFDRYPRTFEADRAMLEGIGVHALYLPSARDMYPESYSTYVEVGGVSEGLCGGSRPHFFRGVATVVTKLFNAVEPDRAYFGQKDAQQCAVIRRMARDLDTGVEIVQMPIVREADGLAMSSRNRYLGPEERARALCISRSLFEAERRMRGGLRDAAAVVAGVGAGLAETRIDYVELVDAETMRPVAAVDRPVLLAAAAWVGDTRLIDNILFTPDAPKEDAPCC